GCACCGGACGGTGAGGTCGCCGAGCAGCTCGAGGGCCTGTACTGGCTGGCGACCGCCGAGGCGGCGCTGGGGAGGCCCTCAGCCGCGTGCGGCCACTACGAGCGCGGACTGCGGATCGCCGAGACCCGCCGGCTCATCGACCACGTCCCGCTGTTCGCGATGGCGCTCAGCGCGCTCCAGCTGCACACCGGTGACGGGGCGGGAGCCGCCCGGCACGCCGCGTGTGCCGAGACCGTCGCCGCGGCGACGGAGAGCGAGCACCTGCGGGAGCGGGCGCTGCGGCTGCGCAGGGAGACGGCTTCGGGGGCGGGCGTCGCCGTACTGCCCGGCCAGCGGCAGCCGGCGGACGCGGCGGCGGTGGCCCTGGAGGGACTGAGCCGGCGCGAGAGTGAGGTGGCGCTCCTGGTGAGCGGGGGCCGTACCAACCAGCAGATAGCCCGCGTTCTGGAGCTGAGCCACAAGACCGTGGAGACGTATCTGGGCCGGATATTCCAGAAGCTGCAGGTTCAGTCGCGGGCCGAGGTGGCCGCCATGGTGGGGCGTTCTGACCGGCTCGGCGTGGCCGCGGGCTCCTGAGCGGGGCCGTTCGGCGCGGGCGGTTGCTCGTGGACGGCCGGCGGACGGCGGGTCGGGAGATCTCCTGACACCACAGGAAGGGCCGGATGGTCCAGGTTGGGACGGTCCGGACACGGGAGGGGCGGTCGTGGACGTGGCCTCTCCATCACCACGGATCCATCACCACGGACACATCACCACGGTTCCATCACCACGGAGGAAGCAGATGAGCGATCGGGACAGTGCCGACATCGCGTACGCGGTGGTCGTCAACGACGAGCAGCAGTACTCGATCTGGCGCGCCGACGCCGAGTTGCCGCCCGGATGGAGTGCCGAAGGCACCACAGGCACGCGCGAGGTGTGCCTGGCCCGGATCGACGAGGTGTGGACGGACATGCGGCCGCTGAGCCTGCGGCGCGCGATGGCGCAGGCGGGCCGCAGCTGAGGCCGTCGGCGCCTCATCGACATCTGGAGGACTCAATGCAGACCCAGCTCTCCCAGGGCGCTCAACTCTCCGCCGAGCAGCGGAAGTTGCTCGATCAGCTGCTGGACGCGGACGGTATCGACCGGGTCGCCGGCAAGGTGACGCGGCGCACCGGTGACCTGTCCCGCGCGCCGCTGTCGTTCGGGCAGGAGCGGCTGTACTTCGTGGACAAGCTGCGTCCGGGTTCACCGATGTACGTCGGTTCCGGGGCGCTCAGGCTGCGCGGTGCGCTCGACGTGGAGGTGCTGCGCCGCTCGATCGCGCTGCTCGTGGACCGGCACGAGGTGCTGCGCACCGGTGTGGTGGAGGACGGCGACGGTGTCGAGCAGCGCATCCGGCCGGCCGGGACGGTCCAGGTAGAGCTGCCGGTCCGGGGTGCCGCGTCCGGCGAGGTGGCCGACCGGGTGCGCGAGGCGGCCGCGGAGGGCTTCGACCTGTCCGCGCCCCCACTGCTGCGGGCCGTGCTCCTGGAGATCACCGACGCGGCGGAGCCGGAGTGGGTGCTCGTCCTGTCCGTGCATCACATCGCCGTCGACGGCTGGTCGCTCGGCCTGCTGATGGGCGAGATGAGCGAGCTGTACTCGGCATTGGTACAGGGCGCCGAGCCTTCTCTTGCCGAACTTCCCCTGCAGTACGCCGATTTCGCCTCCTGGCAGCGCGGCTGGCTGGAGCAGGGCATCATCGCCGATCAACTCGCCTACTGGAGTGACCAGTTGAGCGGAGTAGAGGCGACCGAGGTGCCCAGCGACCGGCCGCGGCCCGCGGAGCGCAGCTACGTGGGTGACACCGTGCCGCTCGCGTTGGACGGGCCGCTGACGCAGTCATTGCGAGCGCTGACCGACAGTGGCCAGTCGACCCTGTTCATGGCGCTGACCGCGGTGTGGGCGAGTGTGCTCGGCCGCTTCGCGGACCGGCGCGACGTGGTGGTGGGCACTCCGGTGGCCGGGCGCACGCGCGCCGAGCTGGAGAGCGTCGTCGGGTTCTTCGTGAACACGCTGCCGCTGCGGGTCCGCATCGAGGACGGCGACACCTTCCGTACGCTGCTGCTCCGCACCCGTGAGGTGTGCACCCAGGCGTACGCCCATCAGGACGTGCCGTTCGAGCGGATCGTGGCGGAGCTGCAGTCGGGGCGCGACGCCTCCGGGCAGACGGCGATCGCCCGGCACTGGCTGGCGCTGCACAACACGCCCGCCCCCGATCTGACGATGCCGGGCCTCATGAGCGAAGCGCTGCCCGCGCTCATCGGCACGGTGCGCTGCGACCTGTCGGTGCAACTGGCGCCGGACGGGCAGGGCGGGCTGAGCGGCCGCCTCGAGTACTCCACGGAACTGTTCGACCGGGCCACGGCGAAAAACCTGGCATCGGCTTTCGAGACGCTCATCGCCTCGGTGGCGGCCGCACCGGACAGCCCGCTGGACGAGCTGGACATGCTGGCCCCGCAGGCGCGCGAACACATCGTGCGCGACCTGTCGGGCGCTGCCCGAGGTGCCCTCACCGGCCCCTGGGTGCCGGAGCGGTTCGCCGCGCAGGTCGACGCCCACCCCGACGCGGTGGCGGTGGTCGAGGCCGACGACGGGCAGCTGACGTACGGCCAACTCGACGTGCTCGCCAACCGGGTCGCGCACCTGCTGACGGCGCGCGGTGTCGGCGCCGAGGACCGGGTGGGTGTGCTGCTCCCGGGGGGCGGCGCGCTCGCGGCCGCCGTGCTCGGCGTGCTGAAGGCGGCGGCGGTGGTGCTGCCGCTCGACCCCGGCTATCCGCCCGCCCGTCTCGCCCAGCTGGTCGAGGACGGAGCGCCCCGACTGGTGCTTTCCGGTGCCGGGTCGACGGATCTGCTGCCCGGCCTGGACGTCGTGGACGTCACGGGCGAAGAGGTCGCGGGCCACCCCGGGCACCGCCCGCCGGCCGTCGCGACGGCCCCGGACGCCGGTGCGCATCTGCTGTTCACGTCCGGCACGTCGGGCCGCCCCAAGGGCGTGCTCACCACCCGTGCCGGCCTGGTCAATCGCCTCATGGGCATGGAGCGGCAGTTCTCCGTGGGTGCGGGTGACCGGGTGCTGTGCAAGGCGCCGCTGGGCTTCGACGTCGCGGTGTGGGAGCTGCTGCTGCCGCTCGTCACCGGCGCCACCGTGGTGTCGAGCCGAGTGGGCGGCCACCGCGACCTGGAGTATCTGCGCGAGCTGATCGACCGCCACGGGGTGAGTGTCTGCCACTTCGTGCCGTCCTTGCTCGAGGAGTTCGCGAACGCCCCGGCCGGTGCGCATCCCTCGCTGCGCCTGCTGCTCAGCGGCGGCGAGGAACTGCCGGCCCCGCTCGCGGAAAGGATCCTCGACCGGTTCGGGCACGCCGAGTTCGTCAACCAGTACGGACCGACCGAGACCGTCATCGACGTCACCTCCGGGCGGGTCTCGGGGCCCGTCCCGCACCGGGTGCCGATCGGCCGGCCGGTGCCCGGTGCCGAGGTGTATGTCCTCGACGCGTCGATGCGGCCCCAACCCGTGGGCGTCGCAGGCGAGTTGTACGTCGGCGGGGTGCAGGTGGCCCGCGGCTACGTGGGCCGTGCCGCGCTGACCGCCGAGCGGTTCGGGCCGCATCCGTTCGCGCACGGGCAGCGCCTGTACGCAACCGGGGACCGGGCGCGCCTCCTTGCGGGCGGCTCGGTGGAGTTCCTCGGCCGGACCGACGACCAGGTCAAGATCCGGGGCAACCGGGTCGAGCCAGCGGAGGTCGCGGCGGTGCTGCGCGCCCACCCGCAGGTGTCGGGCAGCCACGTCACCGTGCAGCGCACCGGCGCGGCACCGTGTCTGACCGGGTACGTGACGTCGGACGCCGCGAACGCGGAGGAACTGACGGAGGAGCTGCGTGAGTTCCTGCGCGAGCGGGTGCCCGAGGTGATGGTCCCGGCGCAGCTCTTCGTGCTGAGGCAGTGGCCGACCGGTGCGCACGGCAAGATCGACGTGGCGGCGCTTCCGCAGCCCTCGGGCGAACGTCCGGGCGCGCAGGGAGAGTTCGCGGCGCCGGTCACTGATGTGCAGGTCCGCCTCGCCGCGCTGTGCACGGAGCTGCTCGAGGTGGAGCGGATCGGTCTGACGGACTCGTTCTTCGACCTGGGCGGGCACTCACTGCTCGCGATCCGGGCGATCTCCCGCATCCGCAAGGAGTTCGGGGTGGGGCTGCAGATCGGCCAGTTCTTCAAGGCGCC
This DNA window, taken from Streptomyces sp. NBC_01445, encodes the following:
- a CDS encoding non-ribosomal peptide synthetase; translated protein: MQTQLSQGAQLSAEQRKLLDQLLDADGIDRVAGKVTRRTGDLSRAPLSFGQERLYFVDKLRPGSPMYVGSGALRLRGALDVEVLRRSIALLVDRHEVLRTGVVEDGDGVEQRIRPAGTVQVELPVRGAASGEVADRVREAAAEGFDLSAPPLLRAVLLEITDAAEPEWVLVLSVHHIAVDGWSLGLLMGEMSELYSALVQGAEPSLAELPLQYADFASWQRGWLEQGIIADQLAYWSDQLSGVEATEVPSDRPRPAERSYVGDTVPLALDGPLTQSLRALTDSGQSTLFMALTAVWASVLGRFADRRDVVVGTPVAGRTRAELESVVGFFVNTLPLRVRIEDGDTFRTLLLRTREVCTQAYAHQDVPFERIVAELQSGRDASGQTAIARHWLALHNTPAPDLTMPGLMSEALPALIGTVRCDLSVQLAPDGQGGLSGRLEYSTELFDRATAKNLASAFETLIASVAAAPDSPLDELDMLAPQAREHIVRDLSGAARGALTGPWVPERFAAQVDAHPDAVAVVEADDGQLTYGQLDVLANRVAHLLTARGVGAEDRVGVLLPGGGALAAAVLGVLKAAAVVLPLDPGYPPARLAQLVEDGAPRLVLSGAGSTDLLPGLDVVDVTGEEVAGHPGHRPPAVATAPDAGAHLLFTSGTSGRPKGVLTTRAGLVNRLMGMERQFSVGAGDRVLCKAPLGFDVAVWELLLPLVTGATVVSSRVGGHRDLEYLRELIDRHGVSVCHFVPSLLEEFANAPAGAHPSLRLLLSGGEELPAPLAERILDRFGHAEFVNQYGPTETVIDVTSGRVSGPVPHRVPIGRPVPGAEVYVLDASMRPQPVGVAGELYVGGVQVARGYVGRAALTAERFGPHPFAHGQRLYATGDRARLLAGGSVEFLGRTDDQVKIRGNRVEPAEVAAVLRAHPQVSGSHVTVQRTGAAPCLTGYVTSDAANAEELTEELREFLRERVPEVMVPAQLFVLRQWPTGAHGKIDVAALPQPSGERPGAQGEFAAPVTDVQVRLAALCTELLEVERIGLTDSFFDLGGHSLLAIRAISRIRKEFGVGLQIGQFFKAPTLAGLAEAIEAKLAAADGKPAGPAPIPRIDRGAQRR
- a CDS encoding MbtH family protein, coding for MSDRDSADIAYAVVVNDEQQYSIWRADAELPPGWSAEGTTGTREVCLARIDEVWTDMRPLSLRRAMAQAGRS